One Deinococcus grandis genomic region harbors:
- a CDS encoding transposase — MELDYGRRPTEGFVFGALQPHTGECLTHTYERRNIATFVDFLDRIEAWIAQDIERIYVVLDNLTSHAAYDVLLFNLAHPRWEFVFQPKRCAYLNLIEPWWKTLKSLALKGRRFELWAEVERAVERATEYWNDHRHPFIWGRRRRHRQPTHLGNAAVPVSVSI; from the coding sequence ATGGAACTCGATTACGGGCGGCGGCCCACCGAGGGCTTCGTCTTCGGTGCCTTACAGCCGCATACGGGCGAATGCCTGACCCACACGTACGAACGGCGGAACATTGCGACGTTCGTGGACTTCCTGGATCGGATTGAAGCCTGGATTGCCCAGGACATTGAGAGGATCTACGTCGTTCTGGACAACTTGACCAGCCACGCAGCGTATGACGTGTTGCTGTTCAATCTGGCACACCCTCGCTGGGAATTCGTGTTCCAGCCAAAACGCTGTGCCTACCTCAATCTGATTGAACCCTGGTGGAAGACGTTGAAATCACTGGCGTTGAAAGGGAGGCGTTTTGAGCTCTGGGCAGAGGTGGAACGCGCTGTTGAGCGCGCCACTGAGTACTGGAATGATCACCGACATCCGTTCATTTGGGGCCGCCGCAGACGTCACCGCCAGCCCACGCACCTTGGAAATGCCGCTGTACCCGTTTCAGTCAGTATTTAG
- a CDS encoding helix-turn-helix domain-containing protein — MRAFVRVRSLTAEELTTLQKMARSRTLCAGRVKRAHIVLMSNQGYTHQEIAEKLGVSYHTSCRWVGRFNELGLPGLEELGRPGRPHVYSEANIGDVIQTALTKPDDLGLPFGSWTLDRLVTYLTEVKGIPIRRSRISEIFRNEGLRWRQHEGWMGVRVDPDFGQKRGLSKASTPVRQTTASSSA; from the coding sequence ATGCGTGCATTTGTCCGCGTCCGTTCGCTGACCGCCGAAGAACTCACGACGCTCCAAAAGATGGCAAGGAGCCGCACCTTGTGCGCTGGGCGCGTCAAGCGCGCCCACATCGTCCTGATGTCCAATCAGGGGTATACCCACCAAGAAATCGCTGAAAAGCTCGGCGTGAGTTACCACACCTCCTGTCGTTGGGTCGGTCGTTTCAACGAGCTGGGACTGCCCGGGCTGGAAGAACTGGGACGACCAGGCCGTCCGCACGTCTACTCAGAAGCCAACATTGGAGACGTCATTCAAACCGCGTTGACCAAGCCAGACGACCTGGGGCTTCCCTTTGGATCCTGGACGTTGGATCGGCTCGTCACCTACCTCACGGAGGTCAAAGGGATACCGATCCGGCGCAGCCGGATCAGTGAAATCTTCCGAAACGAAGGGCTCCGATGGCGTCAACACGAGGGTTGGATGGGGGTACGAGTCGATCCTGACTTCGGCCAAAAAAGGGGGCTATCGAAAGCCTCTACACCCGTCCGCCAGACCACAGCATCGTCATCTGCGTAG